From a single Piliocolobus tephrosceles isolate RC106 chromosome 21, ASM277652v3, whole genome shotgun sequence genomic region:
- the MRPS12 gene encoding 28S ribosomal protein S12, mitochondrial → MSWSGLLRGLNTSLTCGPALVPRLWATCSMATLNQMHRLGPPKRSPRKLGPTEGRPQLKGVVLSTFTRKPKKPNSANRKCCRVRLSTGREVVCFIPGEGHTLQEHHIVLVQGGRTQDLPGVKLTVVRGKYDCGHVQKKK, encoded by the exons ATGTCCTGGTCTGGCCTTCTCCGTGGCCTCAACACGTCCCTAACTTGTG gcccagctctggTTCCCCGGCTCTGGGCCACCTGCTCCATGGCTACCTTGAACCAGATGCACCGCCTGGGGCCTCCCAAGCGGTCACCTCGAAAGCTGGGCCCCACGGAAGGCCGGCCGCAGCTGAAGGGTGTGGTCCTGTCCACGTTCACCCGCAAGCCCAAGAAGCCCAACTCGGCCAATCGCAAGTGTTGTCGAGTGCGGCTCAGCACGGGCCGCGAGGTCGTCTGCTTCATCCCCGGGGAGGGTCACACTCTGCAGGAGCACCACATTGTCCTTGTGCAGGGCGGCCGCACCCAGGACCTGCCGGGCGTCAAGCTCACCGTTGTGCGTGGCAAGTATGACTGTGGCCACGTGCAGAAGAAAAAGTGA
- the FBXO17 gene encoding F-box only protein 17 isoform X1 codes for MGARLSRRRLPADPSLALDALPPELLVQVLSHVPPRALVTRCRPVCRAWRDIVDGPTVWLLQLARDRSAEGRALYAVAQRCLPSNEDKEEFPLCALARYCLRAPFRRNLIFNSCGEQGFRGWEVEHGGNGWAIEKNLTPVPGAPSQTCFVTSFEWCSKRQLVDLVMEGVWQELLDSAQIEICVADWFCPKHSSSSFRKLLLHGSSIENLVSSLGLWLLPEVIRHLPCIVVLPQSIFSHPPTTHPKASRINPRTTQAPPPGPPQLFPCSGSI; via the exons ATGGGCGCCCGGCTCTCGCGGCGACGGCTGCCGGCGGACCCGTCCCTGGCCCTGGACGCGCTGCCCCCGGAGCTGCTGGTGCAGGTTCTAAGCCACGTGCCTCCACGCGCCTTGGTCACGCGATGCCGCCCAGTGTGCCGCGCCTGGCGCGACATAGTGGACGGGCCCACCGTGTGGCTGCTGCAGCTGGCCCGCGACCGCAGCGCCGAAGGCCGCGCACTCTATGCAGTGGCCCAACGCTGCCTGCCCAGCAACGAAGACAAGGAGGAGTTCCCGCTGTGTGCCCTGGCGCGCTACTGTCTGCGCGCGCCCTTCCGCCGCAACCTCATCTTCAATTCCTGCGGAGAGC AGGGCTtcagaggctgggaggtggagcaCGGCGGGAATGGCTGGGCCATAGAAAAGAACCTAACACCAGTACCTGGAGCTCCTTCGCAGACCTGTTTCGTGACCTCTTTCGA ATGGTGCTCCAAGAGGCAGCTTGTGGACCTGGTGATGGAAGGTGTGTGGCAGGAGCTACTGGACAGCGCCCAGATTGAGATCTGTGTGGCTGACTG GTTCTGCCCAAAGCATTCCAGCTCCTCCTTCAGGAAGCTCCTCCTTCATGGCTCCTCCATAGAAAATCTGGTCTCTTCCCTGGGGCTCTGGCTCCTCCCTGAAGTCATCAGGCACCTGCCCTGCATTGTGGTTCTTCCCCAGAGCATCTTTTCCCATCCCCCAACTACCCACCCAAAAGCCTCCAGAATCAACCCCAGGACCACACAGGCTCCTCCCCCAGGACCACCCCAGCTCTTCCCCTGCTCTGGCTCCATCTAG
- the FBXO17 gene encoding F-box only protein 17 isoform X2 — protein sequence MGARLSRRRLPADPSLALDALPPELLVQVLSHVPPRALVTRCRPVCRAWRDIVDGPTVWLLQLARDRSAEGRALYAVAQRCLPSNEDKEEFPLCALARYCLRAPFRRNLIFNSCGEQGFRGWEVEHGGNGWAIEKNLTPVPGAPSQTCFVTSFEWCSKRQLVDLVMEGVWQELLDSAQIEICVADWWGARENCGCVYQLRVRLLDVYEKEVVKFSASPDPVLQWTERGCRQVSHVFTNFGKGIRYVSFEQYGRDVSSWVGHYGALVTHSSVRVRIRLS from the exons ATGGGCGCCCGGCTCTCGCGGCGACGGCTGCCGGCGGACCCGTCCCTGGCCCTGGACGCGCTGCCCCCGGAGCTGCTGGTGCAGGTTCTAAGCCACGTGCCTCCACGCGCCTTGGTCACGCGATGCCGCCCAGTGTGCCGCGCCTGGCGCGACATAGTGGACGGGCCCACCGTGTGGCTGCTGCAGCTGGCCCGCGACCGCAGCGCCGAAGGCCGCGCACTCTATGCAGTGGCCCAACGCTGCCTGCCCAGCAACGAAGACAAGGAGGAGTTCCCGCTGTGTGCCCTGGCGCGCTACTGTCTGCGCGCGCCCTTCCGCCGCAACCTCATCTTCAATTCCTGCGGAGAGC AGGGCTtcagaggctgggaggtggagcaCGGCGGGAATGGCTGGGCCATAGAAAAGAACCTAACACCAGTACCTGGAGCTCCTTCGCAGACCTGTTTCGTGACCTCTTTCGA ATGGTGCTCCAAGAGGCAGCTTGTGGACCTGGTGATGGAAGGTGTGTGGCAGGAGCTACTGGACAGCGCCCAGATTGAGATCTGTGTGGCTGACTG GTGGGGTGCTCGAGAGAACTGCGGCTGCGTCTACCAGCTCCGGGTCCGCCTTCTGGACGTGTATGAAAAGGAAGTGGTCAAGTTCTCAGCCTCCCCTGACCCGGTCCTTCAGTGGACTGAGAGGGGCTGCCGACAG GTCTCCCACGTCTTCACCAACTTTGGCAAGGGCATCCGCTACGTATCTTTTGAGCAGTACGGGAGAGACGTGAGTTCCTGGGTGGGGCACTACGGTGCCCTTGTGACCCACTCCAGCGTGAGGGTCAGGATCCGTCTGTCCTAG